A region from the Osmia bicornis bicornis unplaced genomic scaffold, iOsmBic2.1, whole genome shotgun sequence genome encodes:
- the LOC114882432 gene encoding uncharacterized protein LOC114882432 translates to MATGALLDIKPPHLVVMATAWRAAIRLYQAEEWYPSSGGHTEILRDQGSELILTHGGDRCRTEYLFRREYDLIIPEKEEWLEDPNDILTPGGLVWFTDGFKTGSGTGAGVAGESPRVEMTHKLDYHVTVFQAEVFAIWACAKYNLDRAHSGEHIYICSDSLAPLRALHKVEVRSKLVRDCALTLRQLSLKNRVKLIWVPGHAGIPGQRTGTPGAISSQPCHEYPIGVSTHALKGLAKDRLNQEFTRLWHNANGMRHTRALLEGPSQKLGDTLTHLDRAQLRMLVGLVTGHWYTRKHLARMGLIEESKCPMCEEEDETPLHVLLRCRELRALRGSILGTSEPASLSTSAGLVPVLLNFATEAQLPRHSQ, encoded by the coding sequence ATGGCAACGGGTGCGCTGCTCGATATCAAGCCACCCCATCTAGTAGTGATGGCAACGGCTTGGAGAGCGGCCATCCGCCTGTATCAAGCTGAAGAATGGTACCCGTCGAGCGGTGGGCACACCGAGATCTTAAGGGATCAGGGATCGGAATTAATTCTGACCCACGGGGGAGACCGCTGCAGGACGGAGTACCTCTTCAGACGGGAATACGACCTAATCATCCCAGAAAAGGAGGAATGGCTGGAAGACCCTAACGACATCCTGACTCCGGGGGGACTAGTCTGGTTCACAGACGGTTTCAAGACCGGATCTGGCACCGGAGCCGGGGTAGCGGGGGAAAGCCCAAGGGTCGAAATGACCCACAAGCTGGACTACCACGTTACGGTCTTCCAAGCAGAAGTGTTTGCCATCTGGGCCTGCGCCAAATACAACTTGGATAGGGCCCACTCAGGAGAACACATCTATATTTGCAGTGACAGCCTGGCCCCGCTAAGAGCCCTCCACAAAGTGGAAGTTAGGTCGAAGCTAGTCAGGGACTGTGCACTGACACTGAGACAGCTATCTCTGAAAAACAGAGTTAAGCTGATATGGGTACCAGGTCATGCTGGAATCCCAGGCCAACGAACTGGCACGCCAGGGGCGATAAGCTCCCAGCCATGCCATGAGTACCCCATTGGAGTCTCAACCCACGCGTTGAAAGGCCTGGCTAAGGACCGGTTGAACCAGGAATTTACCAGGCTCTGGCATAACGCTAACGGCATGAGACACACGAGGGCCCTACTTGAGGGACCGTCACAAAAGCTGGGGGACACCTTAACCCACCTGGACAGAGCGCAACTGCGCATGCTCGTGGGACTAGTGACAGGACactggtacacgaggaaacacctcgcGCGCATGGGACTCATAGAGGAGTCGAAATGCCCGATGTGCGAGGAGGAGGACGAAACACCTCTCCACGTACTTCTAAGATGCAGGGAGCTGAGGGCCCTGAGAGGATCAATCCTGGGGACCTCGGAACCCG